A region from the Acyrthosiphon pisum isolate AL4f chromosome A1, pea_aphid_22Mar2018_4r6ur, whole genome shotgun sequence genome encodes:
- the LOC100158782 gene encoding protein disulfide-isomerase TMX3 isoform X2 encodes MMISNILTTTLSVGFIVSVILLKDVRSSRVLELSDKFIEMKHDGHWFIMFYAPWCGHCKRLEPIWRHVAQALHHSDIRVGKIDCTRYKRVVSEFGLSGYPTIMFFRDREGEFKFNSERSTEEMVHFAKRLARPPVQEVTDSKDIEMLKQTNKNFFMFIGKSVGHTWDLFYDLAKQYQAHSYFYITPEITGKQHFVFGETPAVVVYKEEQHYSFNAEEWDMDFNTSLTQWINTERFDTFVKVTRSNIHHMLETNKYLVLALVEENKIEKLPPQHSEFLQMVESVIVKNRERFHRNFQFGWIGSPEFANSITSSDVTLPSLIIYNSSTRHHHFPEEKPHELTPESITLFLEAVRNQSVKAYGGSGVFIQMYRMYYETKKSLVNIWVNNPAVASVLFGLPIGFLLLICYSTCCTDIMDASDDDEDDVHHEKKE; translated from the exons ATGATGATCTCTAATATATTAACTACAACTCTTTCCGTGGGTTTTATTG taTCTGTTATTCTACTAAAAGACGTACGTTCATCAAGAGTATTGGAACTTAgtgataa gttcATTGAAATGAAACACGATGGACATTGGTTTATAATG ttttatgcTCCGTGGTGTGGCCATTGTAAGAGGTTAGAACCTATCTGGCGTCATGTTGCTCAAGCATTACACCACTCTGATATAAGAGTTGGCAAAATAGATTGTACAAGATATAAAAGAGTAGTTTCAGAGTTTGGATTGTCTGGGTATCCTACAATAATGTT CTTCAGAGATAGAGAaggtgaatttaaatttaatagtgaGCGATCTACAGAAGAAATGGTTCATTTTGCAAAGCGATTGGCTCGTCCTCCCGTTCAAGAGGTTACTGATAGTAAAGACATTGAAATGctcaaacaaacaaataaaaacttctTTATGTTTATTGGAAAAAGTGTTGGCCATACTTGG GACCTCTTTTATGATTTGGCAAAACAATATCAAGCacattcttatttttatattacacctGAAATAACTGGAAAACag cATTTTGTTTTTGGAGAAACTCCTGCAGTTGTGGTGTATAAAGAAGAACAACACTACTCTTTCAATG ctGAGGAATGGGATATGGACTTCAATACAAGCTTGACACAATGGATAAACACAGAAAGATTTGATACTTTCGTAAAAGTAACTCGATCAAATATTCACCATATGTTGGAGACCAACAAGTACTTAGTCTTAGCATTAGTGGAAGagaataaaattgaaaagttaCCTCCGCAACATTCAGA GTTTCTTCAAATGGTAGAATCAGTTATTGTGAAGAATAGAGAACGTTTTCatag GAACTTTCAATTTGGATGGATTGGTTCACCAGAATTCGCCAATTCTATTACTTCATCAGATGTAACCCTACCATCATTAATCATTTACAATTCATCTACTAGACATCATCATTTCCCAGAAGAAAAACCACATGAACTGACACCTGAATCAATTACTTTATTTCTAGAAGCTGTAAGAAATCAGTCAGTAAAG gcaTATGGAGGAAGTGGTGTATTTATACAGATGTACAGGATGTATTATGAGACAAAGAAGTCTTTAGTAAACATCTGGGTTAACAATCCTGCAGTTGCTAGTGTTTTATTTGGATTACCTATAGGGTTCCTACTATTAATATGCTATTCTACGTGTTGCACAGACATTATGGATGCTAGTGATGATGATGAAGATG atgtaCATCACGAGAAGAAAGAATAA
- the LOC100158782 gene encoding protein disulfide-isomerase TMX3 isoform X1, with protein sequence MINPSSVCDRRGEELRKKVSVILLKDVRSSRVLELSDKFIEMKHDGHWFIMFYAPWCGHCKRLEPIWRHVAQALHHSDIRVGKIDCTRYKRVVSEFGLSGYPTIMFFRDREGEFKFNSERSTEEMVHFAKRLARPPVQEVTDSKDIEMLKQTNKNFFMFIGKSVGHTWDLFYDLAKQYQAHSYFYITPEITGKQHFVFGETPAVVVYKEEQHYSFNAEEWDMDFNTSLTQWINTERFDTFVKVTRSNIHHMLETNKYLVLALVEENKIEKLPPQHSEFLQMVESVIVKNRERFHRNFQFGWIGSPEFANSITSSDVTLPSLIIYNSSTRHHHFPEEKPHELTPESITLFLEAVRNQSVKAYGGSGVFIQMYRMYYETKKSLVNIWVNNPAVASVLFGLPIGFLLLICYSTCCTDIMDASDDDEDDVHHEKKE encoded by the exons taTCTGTTATTCTACTAAAAGACGTACGTTCATCAAGAGTATTGGAACTTAgtgataa gttcATTGAAATGAAACACGATGGACATTGGTTTATAATG ttttatgcTCCGTGGTGTGGCCATTGTAAGAGGTTAGAACCTATCTGGCGTCATGTTGCTCAAGCATTACACCACTCTGATATAAGAGTTGGCAAAATAGATTGTACAAGATATAAAAGAGTAGTTTCAGAGTTTGGATTGTCTGGGTATCCTACAATAATGTT CTTCAGAGATAGAGAaggtgaatttaaatttaatagtgaGCGATCTACAGAAGAAATGGTTCATTTTGCAAAGCGATTGGCTCGTCCTCCCGTTCAAGAGGTTACTGATAGTAAAGACATTGAAATGctcaaacaaacaaataaaaacttctTTATGTTTATTGGAAAAAGTGTTGGCCATACTTGG GACCTCTTTTATGATTTGGCAAAACAATATCAAGCacattcttatttttatattacacctGAAATAACTGGAAAACag cATTTTGTTTTTGGAGAAACTCCTGCAGTTGTGGTGTATAAAGAAGAACAACACTACTCTTTCAATG ctGAGGAATGGGATATGGACTTCAATACAAGCTTGACACAATGGATAAACACAGAAAGATTTGATACTTTCGTAAAAGTAACTCGATCAAATATTCACCATATGTTGGAGACCAACAAGTACTTAGTCTTAGCATTAGTGGAAGagaataaaattgaaaagttaCCTCCGCAACATTCAGA GTTTCTTCAAATGGTAGAATCAGTTATTGTGAAGAATAGAGAACGTTTTCatag GAACTTTCAATTTGGATGGATTGGTTCACCAGAATTCGCCAATTCTATTACTTCATCAGATGTAACCCTACCATCATTAATCATTTACAATTCATCTACTAGACATCATCATTTCCCAGAAGAAAAACCACATGAACTGACACCTGAATCAATTACTTTATTTCTAGAAGCTGTAAGAAATCAGTCAGTAAAG gcaTATGGAGGAAGTGGTGTATTTATACAGATGTACAGGATGTATTATGAGACAAAGAAGTCTTTAGTAAACATCTGGGTTAACAATCCTGCAGTTGCTAGTGTTTTATTTGGATTACCTATAGGGTTCCTACTATTAATATGCTATTCTACGTGTTGCACAGACATTATGGATGCTAGTGATGATGATGAAGATG atgtaCATCACGAGAAGAAAGAATAA
- the LOC100167694 gene encoding sodium-independent sulfate anion transporter, with protein sequence MPDRDTNSSMNSHDDTYKCSLGSDDFILVEEIVSGRKTSTVETVQGICFCVKQKVCRTVAMKNVRRRVPILNWLPCYSVQDGLGDIMSGVTVGLTVIPQSMAYAGLAGLPPQYGLYGSFLGTFIYTFVGSCKDVPMGPTAIVSLMTYSTLHGYGPEYATLLCFLTGVIQLAMGVCGLGIIIDFVSGPVSSGFTSAVALLIIASQIKDLIGVHGTGSSLWEMMCSLYRDIDTISYGDTVIGVGCIVFLLVLRVIAEVRIGPADPGQQSCVQKYTNKSFWLIGSIRNSIIVISCTVMSYMFISAQDESFTPPYKIIGTIPAGLPEFRLPQFTMQRNNETVGFFDIMSTMKSNVVVLPLIGLLENISICKAFANGKTVDATQELLAIGLCNIGNSFVQSFPGSGSFSRSAVNNASGVRTPLGGLYTSILVIVALLFLTPYFYYIPKTCLAAVIITAVVFMVEVRVVKPIYRSKKSDLIPGMFTFFACLFLPLEIGVLFGIGLNLTSILYHAARPKISIQEYKTRAGFKYLMLTPDRCLVFPSADYVRNLVTKHSLKRDMPVVIDCSHVYGADFTAAKVIEMLTKDFSDRGQALFFYNLKPSVVDVFRGVKPKELVFYYNKKELDRLLQKSTEQRHTMLQPLLQKK encoded by the coding sequence ATGCCGGACAGAGATACCAATTCCTCGATGAATAGTCACGACGACACGTATAAGTGTTCACTAGGCAGCGACGACTTCATACTCGTAGAAGAAATCGTTTCCGGTCGGAAAACGAGCACCGTGGAAACCGTGCAGGGAATTTGTTTTTGTGTGAAACAAAAAGTGTGTCGGACAGTGGCTATGAAGAACGTACGGCGTAGGGTGCCGATATTGAACTGGTTACCATGTTACTCGGTCCAAGACGGACTCGGTGACATCATGTCCGGCGTGACTGTCGGGTTGACGGTCATACCGCAATCGATGGCGTACGCCGGGTTAGCTGGTCTGCCGCCGCAGTACGGTCTTTACGGTTCGTTTCTGGGAACGTTCATCTACACGTTCGTCGGCAGCTGCAAGGACGTGCCCATGGGACCGACAGCCATCGTGTCGCTGATGACATATAGCACACTGCACGGCTACGGACCAGAGTACGCCACCCTATTGTGCTTCCTCACCGGCGTCATACAGCTGGCCATGGGAGTCTGCGGCCTGGGCATAATCATCGACTTCGTGTCTGGCCCCGTGTCATCGGGTTTCACGTCCGCTGTCGCCTTGCTGATCATCGCATCCCAGATAAAAGACCTGATCGGTGTCCACGGCACCGGGTCCAGTCTGTGGGAAATGATGTGTTCCCTTTACAGGGACATCGACACGATTAGCTACGGCGACACGGTCATCGGGGTCGGGTGCATCGTGTTTCTGTTGGTGTTGCGGGTCATCGCCGAGGTGCGTATCGGCCCCGCGGACCCGGGACAACAGAGCTGCGTCCAGAAATACACCAACAAGAGTTTCTGGCTGATTGGATCGATAAGAAATTCCATAATCGTCATCAGCTGCACCGTCATGAGTTACATGTTCATAAGCGCTCAAGACGAGTCGTTCACGCCGCCGTACAAGATCATTGGAACGATTCCGGCGGGTCTTCCGGAGTTTCGTCTGCCCCAGTTCACAATGCAGCGTAACAACGAGACCGTAGGTTTCTTCGACATAATGTCCACGATGAAGTCGAACGTGGTCGTTTTGCCGCTAATTGGTCTGCTGGAGAACATATCTATTTGCAAGGCGTTCGCCAACGGTAAGACCGTGGACGCGACCCAAGAACTATTGGCCATTGGTCTGTGCAACATCGGAAATTCGTTCGTGCAAAGTTTTCCGGGATCGGGGTCGTTTAGCAGAAGTGCTGTAAACAACGCCAGTGGAGTGCGAACCCCTTTGGGTGGATTGTACACCTCGATTCTGGTGATCGTTGCTCTGTTGTTTTTGAcgccatatttttattacatacccAAAACCTGTCTGGCAGCGGTTATCATAACCGCAGTGGTGTTTATGGTGGAAGTGAGAGTCGTCAAACCAATTTACCGTTCGAAGAAAAGCGACCTGATCCCGGGAATGTTCACCTTTTTCGCGTGCCTGTTCTTGCCCTTAGAGATTGGCGTCCTGTTCGGCATAGGGCTGAACCTAACTTCAATTTTGTACCACGCGGCTAGACCCAAAATATCCATACAAGAGTACAAAACTCGCGCCGGTTTCAAGTATCTAATGCTGACCCCAGACAGGTGTTTGGTATTTCCGTCGGCCGATTACGTCCGTAACCTGGTTACAAAACACAGTCTCAAACGGGATATGCCGGTAGTCATAGACTGTTCCCATGTGTATGGAGCTGACTTCACCGCCGCTAAGGTCATCGAAATGCTAACCAAAGATTTCTCAGACAGGGGACAggctttgtttttttataacctCAAGCCTAGTGTGGTCGATGTGTTCAGAGGCGTCAAACCAAAGGAATTGGTGTTTTACTACAATAAAAAGGAATTGGACAGACTTCTACAAAAATCAACTGAACAGCGCCACACAATGTTACAGCCGTTGCTACAGAAAAAGTGA
- the LOC100166972 gene encoding coiled-coil domain-containing protein 12, whose product MENSENQSIKVGLLEEEARKRKERLANLKKSLENKNEPKNNEDSVEKPLPKPRFKSYIPEDEGLKAELIPTPQPGDIVAEVEDQLKAGETVFTVQELDLNTLAPRKPDWDLKRDIEKRMTKLERRTQRAIAELIRDRLKGEQNIDLAMAVNEGARANAQIDNDEE is encoded by the exons ATGGAAAATTCAGAAAATCAATCTATCAAAGTCGGATTGTTAGAAGAGGAAGCTCGAAAACGTAAGGAACGATTGGCAAATTTGAAGAAatctttagaaaataaaaatgaaccaaAAAACAACGAGGACAGCGTGGAGAAACCATTACCAAA GCCAaggtttaaaagttatattccAGAAGATGAAGGGCTTAAGGCTGAACTTATACCTACCCCTCAACCAGGTGACATTGTTGCTGAAGTTGAGGATCAATTAAAAGCTGGAGAAACCGTTTTTACTGTTCAGGAATTG gatttAAACACATTAGCACCTAGAAAGCCAGATTGGGATTTGAAAAGAGACATAGAAAAAAGGATGACCAAACTTGAAAGGCGGACACAAAGAGCAATTGCTGAATTAATACGTGATCGATTAAAAGGAGAACAAAATATAGATTTGGCAATGGCAGTAAATGAAGGCGCCAGAGCAAATGCTCAAATTGACAATGATGAAGAGTAG